The following DNA comes from Halorhabdus tiamatea SARL4B.
CCGTCATCATCTCCGAAGAGGAGATGACGCCCAGCTCGCGATCGACGGCGATCATCACCGGGATCGGGACGTTCCAGCTCCGGATGGCGCTTGCGACCGGGCGATCGTACTCGGCAAATTCCGATCCGTCTGTGTCCGTGTCCGTTACCAACAGGAGGACCAGGACACCGCGTTCGACGGCGTCCTGTAGTGCCTCACGGACCTGCGGAAGAGTCGAATGCGGGATCGAAATGGCCACGCGGTATTCGGCCTCGCTGATGTACTCGTTGATCCGTTTGACAACGGTGACCCGCGATTTGATCACGTCGAAACGCTGTGGCCGGGTTTCAGCCGCCGAAAAGCGTCGTTCGAGGGCCGGTTCGATCTCCTCGAGGCGGTTCGAGAGTATCTCGATGACGTCCTCGGGTCGCTTGGCCCGGATCTTCGTCGGGACGACGTGATCGTTGACCTCGACGAACCCCTGGTCTTCGAGTTCCTCACAGACGCTGTAGACGTAGCGTTTGGAGACGCCCGTCGCGTCGGCGATCGTGCTCGCCTTCGCCTCGCCGTTCTCGAGGACAGCCAGATACGTCTGGATCTCGGTGTCCGACAGTCCGAAGTGCGCGAGTTGTCTCGCCAGCGCTGAATCGTCGCTCTCGGTCATGCGTGTCCCTCGGTGCCGGAGAAGTCTGTCGACTTGCCGTGACTGTCCCGGCCCACCCCACCGGACATCGGGAGATTGAATATGTTCGACACTGACGGTTCCGTCAGTGACCCACCTCGCTGTTCGATCGCCATTGTATGGCACCGTAGGCGGCCCCTTCGGATAAATTGTGTGTATCTTTTCTTCGTATTTCACACGCGTTCGCGCGCGCACGAGTCATTTAAGTACCTTCGGGCGGTACCCTACAGCAGGCTTTTATGAGTGACGACAACGACTATGGGGCCGGCCAGATTCAGGTCCTGGAGGGCCTACAGGCCGTCAGGAAACGGCCGGCGATGTACATCGGTTCTACCGACACCAGGGGATTGCATCACCTCGTCTACGAGGTGGTCGACAACGCCATCGACGAGGCGCTCGCGGGACACTGTGACACGATCGCTGTCACCATGCACGACGACGGGTCCGTCTCGGTAGTAGACGACGGGCGCGGCATTCCGATCGACACCCACGAAGAATACGACCGGCCGGCCGTCGAGGTCATCATGACCGTCCTGCACGCCGGCGGGAAGTTCGACAACAAGTCATATCAGGTCTCGGGTGGCCTCCACGGCGTCGGCGTCTCGGTCGTCAACGCGCTCTCAGCGAAACTCGAAGTCGAAGTTCGCCGGGAGGGCAGCGTCTGGAAGCAGACGTTCGATCACGGCGCGCCCGCAGACGACCTCACGGAGATCGAGGCGCTCGAAGATTCGTCGGAGACGGGCACGTCGATTCGATTCTGGCCCGACGGCGACATCTTCGAGACGACAGATTTCCAGTTTTCGACGCTCGAAAACCGCCTTCGGGAACTCGCCTTTCTCAATTCCGGCGTCGAGATCACACTCGCAGACGAGCGAGACCAGCGCCGGGAAACCTTCCAGTACGACGGCGGGATTCGGGAGTTCGTCGAGTACTTAAACGAGACGAAAGACCCCCTGCACGACGGGGTCATCTACTTCGAAGACGAGAGCGAGGGCGTCCAGGTCGAGGTCGCCCTCCAGGCGACCACCGAGTTGCAGGGCTCGATTCATGCCTTCGCGAACAACATCAACACCCGCGAGGGCGGGACACACCTAACCGGGTTCAAAACGGCCTTGACTCGGGTCGTCAACGACTACGCCACCGACAACGACCTCCTCTCGGACATCGAGGAGACGCTCAAGGGCGAGGACATCCGCGAGGGGATGACGGCGGTCATCTCGGTCAAGCACCCTGACCCGCAGTTCGAAGGCCAGACCAAGACCAAACTCGGCAACAGCGAGGTCCGGGGCGTCGTCGAGAGCGCGATGCACCAGAATTTGGGGACGTACTTCGAGGAGCACCCGGACGTCGCGGGGGCGATCGTCCGGAAGGCTGTCGAGGCCGCCAAGGCCCGCAAGGCCGCCCAGAAGGCCGAGGAGCTCACCCGTCGAAAGAGCGCCCTCGAGTCGACAGCGCTGCCCGGGAAGCTGGCGGACTGCCAGACGAAAGAACCCAGCGAGGCCGAGCTGTTTATCGCCGAGGGGGACAGCGCCGGCGGCAGTGCCAAGCAGGCGAGAAATCCGGAATTTCAGGCTGTCCTGCCGATCCGCGGGAAGATCCTCAACGTCGAGAAACACCGCCTCGACCGGATCTTAGAGAACGACCAGATCCGCAACATCATCACCGCGCTGGGGACCGGCGTCGGCGACGAGTTCGATATCGACGAGCTCCGCTACGAGAAGATCATCTTCGCGACTGACGCCGACGTCGACGGGGCACACATCCGGACGCTGTTGCTCACGTTCTTCTATCGGCACATGCGACCGCTACTGGAGAACGGGCACATCTACGCCGCCCGCCCGCCGCTGTATCGGATCCGGTATCGCGGCGAGACCTACGACGCGATGACCGACGCCGAGCGCGACGAGATCATCGAGGAGAAGTGCGACGGCAACCCCACCCAGATCCAGCGGTTCAAGGGCCTGGGCGAGATGAATCCCAAGCAACTCTGGGACACGACCATGAATCCCGAGAACCGCTTTTTGAAGCAGATCACGATCGACGACGCCGCGGCCGCCGACAAGATGTTCTCGGTGCTGATGGGCGACGCCGTCGAACCGCGCAAGCAGTTCATCAAGGAGAATTCGCCGGAAGCTAACTGGGTCGATATATGAGTTCGGATCTACCCGACAGCCCGGAGGTGTCCGCCGACGCCGCGCGCGTCGAGCACGTCCGGGTCGAAGACGAGATGGAGCAGAGTTACATCGACTACGCGATGAGTGTCATCGCCGGGCGCGCCCTCCCGGACGTTCGTGACGGCCTCAAGCCCGTCCACCGGCGCATCCTCTATGCGATGCACGAGATGGGTGTCTCGAGTGGCTCCTCTCATCGCAAGTCCTCCTCGATCGTCGGGGAGACGATGGGTGATTACCACCCCCACGGCGACAGCGCGATCTACGACACGCTCGTGCGGATGGCCCAGGACTTCTCGATGCGGTATCCACTGGTCGACGGCCAGGGGAACTTCGGGTCGATGGACGGCGATCCGGCGGCGGCGATGCGCTACACGGAGGCCCGGATGGCCCCCGTCGCCGAGGAGTTGCTCGAGGACTTAGAGAAGGACACCGTCGACTTCGGGGCCAACTACGACGACCGACTCGAAGAACCCGAGGTTCTGCCCGCTGCCTTCCCGAACCTGCTGGTGAACGGGTCTTCGGGGATCGCCGTCGGGATGAGTACGAACATCCCGCCGCACAACCTCGGCGAGGTCATCGACGCAACCGTCCACCTGATCGACAACCCCGACGCCGAGGTGACCGATCTCATGGAGTACGTCAAGGGGCCGGACTTCCCGACCGGCGCAAACATCGTCGGGAAGAACGCGATCCACTCCGCCTACGCCACGGGCCGTGGTCGGCTCACCGTCCGCGCCGACTACGAGATCGACGAGATGGAATCAGGGCGACCCCGGATCGTGATCACGGAGATCCCCTTCCAGGAGAACAAGGCCCGTATGGTCGAGCGGATCGCCGACGACGTCAACGAAGGGATCATCGAGGGCGTCTCGGACCTCCGGGACGAGTCCGACCGGGACGGCGTCCGGATCGTCATCGAGTGCAAACGTGGTGCGAACGTCGACGTCGTCGAGAACCAGTTGCTCGATCACCACCTCGAATCGACCTTCGGCGTCATCAACCTCGCCTTGGTCGACGGCGAACCCCGCGTGCTCACCCTGAAAGAGACTCTCGAGGAGTACGTCGCCCACCGCAAAGAGGTCGTTCGCCGGCGCTCGGAGTACGATCTCGCCGAGGCCGAAGATCGCGCACACATTCTGGAAGGGCGTCTGAGAGCCCTGGAGAACGTCGACGATGTCGTCGATTTGATTCAAGATTCCGCGGACCGCGACGAAGCAAAGGCCGCTCTCGAAGAGTCGTTCGACTTCTCGACCGAGCAGGCCCAACATATCGTTCGAATGCAACTGGGCAGCCTCACGTCGATGGAAGCCGCCGAGATCGAAGACGAGTACGAGGACGTCCAGGCCGAGATCGAACGCCTAGAGACGATCCTCGACGACGAGAGCGAGTTGCTCGGCGTCATCAAGGACGAACTCCGGGCCATCAAAGAGGAGTACGACGACGACCGCCGGACGAGCATCGTCGAGGACGACGGCACGGTCACTCGCGAGGACCTCATCCCGGAGGAGGAGTGTCTCGTCGTCGTCACCGAGGACGACTACATCAAGCGGATGCCCGCCGACCGCTTCGACGCCCAGCACCGCGGCGGCAAGGGCATCATCGGGGCGGATCCCAAGGAAGGCGATCGCGTCTCGACGGTCTTCCGGGCGAACACCCACGACTATCTGCTCGCCTTCACGAACCACGGCCAGGTTTACCGGCTCAAGACCTACGAGATCCCGGAGATGTCCCGGACCGCTCGCGGGAAATCCGCCGTCAACCTCATCGACTTCGACGACGGCGAGGAGATCACGGCCGTCGTCAACACCGACGAGTTCGACGACGACGAGTACGTCACGATGGCGACCCGCGACGGGTACGTCAAACGGACGTGTTCGTCGGCGTTCGAGAACGTCCTCTCGACGGGGATCATCGCCGCGAAACTCGAAGACGGCGACGAACTCGTCGACGCCGTCGTGACCGACGGCGACAGCGACCTCGTGATCGCCACCGAGGACGGCATGACGATCCGCTTCGACGAGAGCGAGGTCCGCGAGATGGGCCGGACCGCCCGGGGCGTCCGGGGGATCGACCTGCAGGACGGCGACAGTGTGGCAGGGATCGTCGCGACCGACGAGCACGACGACCGGGCACTCCTGACGGTCACCGAGCGAGGGTACGGCAAGCGAACGCCCCTCTCGGAGTATCGCACCCAATCCCGGTACGGGAAGGGGCTCATCGACATCAAGACCGGTGATCGCAACGGGTCGGTCACGGCCGCCAACACCGTCGCCGACGACGATCACGTCATCGTGATGAGTGCCGCCGGCCAGATCATGCGGTGTCCGGTCGAAGACGTCTCGACGGTCGGCCGCAACACGATGGGCGTCACGATCATGGACGTTGCTGTGGATGACACCGTCGCCAGTGTCGACGTGATCCCCGGGACAGTGATCGAGGACTCGTAGCGACCGTCCAGTGAGCTGGATCAGAACAGGGGCGGATTGTACTCGTCCGGAACGACGGCTCGCCTGACGTTGGTGCCGACGGCGCACCCGAGCATCGCGAGCAGCGCGCTCGCCGGGATCAAAACGAGGGAGAACAGCACCAGAAAGGTCATCGACGTTTCCGTGCTTAATTCTCTCACGGACGAGTTTTCGGACGTAGATTCGTTTGGGCCAGATTCTTCCAGGCCCGGGTCACCCGTGTCCATCCCTGGGCTTTCCTCGGAGAAATCCACCACGCCGACGTTTTCTGGCCCCCATTGCAACGTCCAGAAGCCACCCGCCATTACCAACAGACCCGCACTGACAAGCAGGATCGCTCCGATCACACCGACACGGAACCCAATGGCAGTCGTCCCTTTCCAGTGCTTCCCATAGACGAACCCGGCGACCAGTCCGCCGATCCCTCCGGACGCGAAGAGCAACCCCAGGATGTCGATGACGATACTGGCAAACCCGATCACCAACACGACGGCAATGCCAACGATGACTGGTCGCCAGTTGTCCGTGAGAACAGTGGTGCGAAGCGACTGGAGAAATGTCTGCAAACACATATAAGTGCCTATTGACGTCCTTATGATAAAAACGTTCTGAAGCGTTACCGTTTGAACTATACGGATCGACTCGCAACCGCCACAATGATGAGTTCCATCAGACGGCTGGTTCTCGATCTGCTGAAACCCAACGAGATAGAGAACGTCGAGTTCGCACGGACGCTCGCCGGCCTCGACGGCGTCGACGGGACGAACGTCTCGTTGCTCGAGTCCGATAAGGATGTCCAGAATCTCAAGATCACGATCGAGGGTGAGAACATCGACAGTGACGTCGTCACGACGGCGGTCGAGGATCTCGGTGGGACGGTCCACTCGGTCGACGAAGTCGTCTGTGGCGATCGCATGGTCGAGGAAAGCTCGACCCATCAGGACTGACCCGTGTCGTCGAAACTGGCCGATCTTCGGGAAACCCTCGAAGACGAGTCGGTCCGGTCGATCTCCCGTCGGTATTTCATTTCAAACGGGTTCGACGGAACACTGACAGCGATCGGTATCATCGTCGGGTCGTTCCTCGGCGGGAGCCAATCGAGCATGGAGATCGTGCGGGTCGTCGTCGGCGGGACCGTCGGGCTGGCCGCCTCCGGCGTCTGGAGCGTCTGGGAGATCGAACGCGCCGAGAAACTCGCCGAGCTCAAGCGCGTCGAGGAGAAGATGCTCACTGGGCTGGAGGGAACGGAGCTACACGACCGGAAAGGAGACGCCCGGAAGGTCAACGCCGTGATGAGCGGACTCGGCCCGACGATCGGGATGCTGCTTCCGATCGTCCCCTATTTCTTCGTCGGAGTGGCGCTGTCGATGTTCTGGGCGACAGTCATCGGTGTCCTGATCGGCGTCGGCCTCCTGTTCGTCTTCGGCGCGTACATGGGCAACCTCTCGGATCAGAACTGGGTGATTGCCGGCCTCAGAACTGGCGTCGTCGGGCTCGTCGTCGGCGGAATCAACATCGTCCTGCCCGGGTGATCTCACACCGGTAGTCCTGTCCCAACAACACGGTCGCTTCTCATTTTTGACGACTGAATCAGCGTGATCGGTCTGAGGAGTCTACCCCGAAAACTCGTAGAGGTCGTCGCCGACGTGATGGATCGTGTCTACCACCTTGCCCTCGTCGCCGAGCATCTCGGTGCCGGCGATGCGTGCGCGCCCGACAGCCAGGATCTTGCCGTGGGTCTCCTCGCTGATGACCACGAGATCGCCGCTTTCGATCGACTCGTCGGCGTCGACGATGCCAGGACGCATCACGTCTGCCCCGTCGGAGACGAACGAGATCGCCCCGGAATCGACTGTGACGACGTTCTCGGCGGGTGGGTACTCGTTCGCGCCCCGGACGGTGAGAAACGGATCGTCCGTCGCGTCCGGCGATTCGTCGTCTGAGACGTAGAAGACTGCGGGTTCGCCTTCGACGAGGACGACCTCCCAGTCACTGTCCTCGAAGCTGACCTTCTCGTAGGTGTCCGCGTCGAGTTCGACGCCCAGCCCCTCGGCGAGTGCGTCTTCGATCTCGCTGATCGCGTCGGCCCGGAGGTGGTGGCGGGATTTGACGTTCATATGGAATCGCTTGTCGCGTGTCGGGATAAATCGATTGTTTGTCGAAACGCCTACCTATCGGGTCCCCGTAGCGAGGAGCATGACCGCCCAGCAGGACGACGAGCAGGCCGCCGCGGGCACCCCCGAGGGGCAAGGCCCCGTCGAGATCGACGAGGAACTCGCCCGCCATCTCGAGAACAAACGCGAGGAACTCTTCGAGAAGTTCGAGATTCCGGACGGATTCCCGCCCGAAGTCTTAGAAGAGGCCGAGGAAGCGACGACGGACTACAGGGAGGATATCGCCGACGCCATCGACGAGCGCCGGGACCTCCGGGAGATGACGACCTGGACGACCGACCCGATCGACGCCCAGGACTTCGACGACGCGATCTCGATCGAGCACCGCGAGGACGAGATCGTGCTGTGGGTCCACATCGCCGACGTGACTCACTACGTGAACCCGGAGACTGCGATGTGGGACTCGGCCGTCGAGCGGGCGAACACCGTCTATCTACCGGGCTACACCGTCCACATGTTGCCGCCGATTCTCGCCGAGACGGTCTGCTCGCTGGTCCCCAACGAGGACCGTCTCGCTCACACCGTCGAGATGCACCTCGATCCCGAAAATCTGGGGTACGAAAACATCGAGATCTACAAGTCCGTCATCCGAAGCGACGCGCGACTCACCTACACCGAGGCCGAGCGCCTGCTCGAGGAACCCGAGACGGCCGAAGACGTCCTCGAGGACCAGTCGGTCGACCTCGCCGAGAAGACCCAGCAAGTGTGGGAACTGGCCGATCGGATGCACGAGCAACGCAAGGCAGACGGCTCGCTCGTGTTGAATCCCCGGCGCGATCGCGCGCACACGATCATCGAGGAGTGTATGCTCAAGGCCAACAAGGCCGTCACGCACGTCCTGATGTGGGATCGGGGCGTCGAGGCGATGTACCGCGTTCACCCCCAGCCGTCCCCGGAGGAGTGGAACGAGGCCCTCCAGGAGATCCAGGACCTCGATGGCGTCTCGATCCCGGGCGGTGCCTGGGACGACCCGAGACAGGCCGTCAACGCAACGCTCGAGGACGCGCCCAAGCGCCAACTCGACAAGATTCAGTGGGCCGTGATGAAGGTGATGCCGCGCGCGAAGTACATGAACGACCCCTTCGGTGGCCACCACGCGCTCAACTTCGAGATTTACGGCCACTTCACGTCGCCGATCCGGCGACTCTCAGACCTCATCAACCACTGGATCGTCCACACTAACGACGTCCCCGAGGACCTCCTCAAGCTGTGTGATCGTGCCAGCGACAAACAGAAAGACGCCGAGCAGTGCGAACGCGAGTACAAGCAGTTCTTAGAGGAGGTCGGTCTCGACCCGGCGGCTGTCAACAACCGCGGGATCGAGGTCATCGACTCAGACGGCCCCGATCGCACTGAGTGACTGTTTGGCGAGCGTTCGGTAACGGGATGGTCCCTCGTCGAAGGACCATCCGGCTCTGAGAAGCGACACTCTCGTTGCCGATTCGCTGTTCGACGAATGTCCCCGACAGGTGACCCGAAGTAGTTGGGTATGGTACTTACCCAGTCGACGGTTGTATTTTAAAACAGTGAGACCGTTCGTTCACGTTGCAGGTGTCGTCAACATTACAAGCACGCCATTCCTGCCGTGTTGAATAGCGACCTAATCGGCTTATATCACGGAGTAAAAGGGCGAAGCCGAGGAAATCGATTCTGTCCATGGAAGTCGATATCCTCGACTTCGTTGAACAGTGTCGGCACCTAGTCAAACAAGCGTTGGGGAAGCACGCGGGCGAGCCCGCCAGCGGCGGGTTCGCCCGCTGGAAGCACGTTGTTCTGCACTGTTTTCGGCTCGAAGAAGACCATAGCTACCGCGAAACGCCGAATCGGCTGGAATACATGGCTGAGATTCGTGACGTACTCGACTTAGATCGAGACGACCTCCCAGACTACAGCACGATTTACAAGTCGTTCGATCGGCTGAAAATGTGGGTGTGGCGGGCGCTGCTGCGCGTTTCAGCGCAGCAGCACCCGCAGTCTGGACATGCAGCACTTGACAGCACGTTCTTCGACCGCCGCTCAGCTTCGTCGTACTACCGCCAGCGGTCGGGAAGTAACGTACAGACACTGAAAGTGACGACACTAACCGATACGGAGTCACTTGCCGTTCTCGATGTGCAGTGTCACGCCCAATGGAGGCATGATACGAAGACTGGTCCGCAGATCGTCCGCCGGAACGCGGACGATCTGCATACTGTCGCCGCCGATAACGGGTTCCAAGACTGGCACACCGAATACGAGATTACTGCACTGGATCTCGACTATCTCGTTCACTATCGCGGTTCGTCGCTGATGGCAACCGCGAACAACGCGCTCATCCGGTCAAAAGGCTACTCTCAGCGCTGGATGGCAGAAACATCCTACTCGACAACAAAGCGCTCGCTCGGCGATGCCGTGCGAGCGCTTGGCTGGTATCGACAGTTCCGGGAAATCGTCCTGATGTTCGCCATTACGAACATAGAATCGCTTTGTGAGCCACTCTAACTATGGTTCAGAATCTATTCAACAGAGCAGCCATTCCAAACCTGGGGTAATACATTGTTGCTATGACACGCCGATCCGTCAAAACGAGCAAGGAGATTCACCGGCGGACCGGGAAGACGTTTTACGTCGCCACCCGATTGCTCCCCGAGCGAATCCGCGAAGCGACCTACGCACTGTATGCGTTTTTCCGGATCGCCGACGATGTCGTCGACCGGCCGGACCCACCGGACGACCAGACGCAGCGACAGCATCTCGAAGCGATCCGGGACGCGGCGAAGGGGAAGAGCCCTCCCGAGGGCGTCCTCTCAGAGACGGACCGCGAGGTCCTCTCGACGTTCCGGTCGCTGTCCGAGGGGGCCGACATCGACCCAGCGGAGGTCGACGTCTTCATCGACGCGATGGCCCAGGACATCGAACGGTCGCGCTACGAGTCCTATGATGAGCTACGGGGGTACATGCGCGGGTCCGCGGCCGCCGTCGGGAACATGATGCTGTCGGTCATGGACGTCCCCGAGCGCGACCAGGCGAAACCCCACGCCAGGTCACTCGCCGAGGCCTTCCAGTTGACGAATTTCGTCCGTGACGTCCGCGAGGACATCTGTGAGTACGACCGCGTCTACCTGCCCGAAGAGACGCTGGACCGCTACGGCGTGACCGAGGAACAACTCCGGCAGGGTGAGATGACCGACGATGTCGCTGCAGTCGTCCGAACTGAACTCCACCGGACTGAATCGCTGTATCGCCACGGGGTCGCGGGCATCCGGTATCTTCCCGAGGACTGTCAGTTCGCCGTCTTGCTCTCGGCCGTGTTGTACGCCGACCACCACCGGAAGATCCGCCAGCTCGGGTACGACGTCCTTCATGGAGACGCGTCGCTTTCGATGACCCGGCGGCTGTGGCTGGTGGCTCGGACCTGGTATCACTGGCGACGAACGCACGAACCCGAGGCGACGTTCTACGCGGCGAGTGCGATCCCGGAGAACGGACCGACGACCAGTCATCCGGATCCACAACTGCGGCCGGAACACGCGATCTGAGCACGGGGGAACGAACGCTGTGTGACTGTCCCCTGCTCGCTCACTCGATCGTGTCTGACGTAAAACCTATACCCGTCCCGACCACCGGGATAGATATGGGACTGATGAGCAAAATTCTGGGGGGCACAGGTGCCTCTCGCCGGACGGACGATTACGTCGAACTCGACGCCGGCGACGCCGAAACGGCCGCTCCCAAGGCTGATACGGAAGTACGGATCGCACGGATCGGTGACAAACAGGACGTCATCGAGATCAAAGACGCCGTCTACGACGGCGACATCGTCCTCGCGGATATCACCCGCCACACGACCCAGGACCGGACGATGGAACACATCACCGACGAACTCAAACAGGTCGCAAACGAGGTCGGCGGCGACATCGTCCAGAAAGACGACGATCAACTCATCATCACGCCTTCGGGCGTGGCCGTCAACCGCGAACGACTCGGGCGGTAGTCGCCGTTTTCAGACTGAGTCGGGTTTGTCCGCGTCGTCTTCGACCGACCGTTTCATCGAATCGCGCCGCGCCTTGGCGTCCCGGCCTGTCGCCATCTCCAGAAAGTCGTTTTTGACGGTGACAGCGTCTTCGGCAGCCTCAACGTGGCCCTCCGCGATGACGTCTTCGGCGGGTCGCTCCTCGATGTCGAGGGCGAGTTTGTCTTTCTTGCTCCCGTAGGGCACTCGTCCGACGGTGACGCGGTCGAAAACCGGGTTATCGGGGTCTTCGACGACCAGAAGGTCCGTATCGTTGTACGATTCCGTTCCCGAAATCGGGCCGAAATACTCCTCGACTGTGTCTTCCATGTCCGCAATTCTGTCTTCGAGATACTCGCCGCGTCGCATCTTGTACTCTCGCATAGGGGGAGATT
Coding sequences within:
- a CDS encoding IS5 family transposase — translated: MEVDILDFVEQCRHLVKQALGKHAGEPASGGFARWKHVVLHCFRLEEDHSYRETPNRLEYMAEIRDVLDLDRDDLPDYSTIYKSFDRLKMWVWRALLRVSAQQHPQSGHAALDSTFFDRRSASSYYRQRSGSNVQTLKVTTLTDTESLAVLDVQCHAQWRHDTKTGPQIVRRNADDLHTVAADNGFQDWHTEYEITALDLDYLVHYRGSSLMATANNALIRSKGYSQRWMAETSYSTTKRSLGDAVRALGWYRQFREIVLMFAITNIESLCEPL
- a CDS encoding cell division protein SepF gives rise to the protein MGLMSKILGGTGASRRTDDYVELDAGDAETAAPKADTEVRIARIGDKQDVIEIKDAVYDGDIVLADITRHTTQDRTMEHITDELKQVANEVGGDIVQKDDDQLIITPSGVAVNRERLGR
- a CDS encoding VIT1/CCC1 transporter family protein; its protein translation is MSSKLADLRETLEDESVRSISRRYFISNGFDGTLTAIGIIVGSFLGGSQSSMEIVRVVVGGTVGLAASGVWSVWEIERAEKLAELKRVEEKMLTGLEGTELHDRKGDARKVNAVMSGLGPTIGMLLPIVPYFFVGVALSMFWATVIGVLIGVGLLFVFGAYMGNLSDQNWVIAGLRTGVVGLVVGGINIVLPG
- a CDS encoding RNA-binding protein codes for the protein MNVKSRHHLRADAISEIEDALAEGLGVELDADTYEKVSFEDSDWEVVLVEGEPAVFYVSDDESPDATDDPFLTVRGANEYPPAENVVTVDSGAISFVSDGADVMRPGIVDADESIESGDLVVISEETHGKILAVGRARIAGTEMLGDEGKVVDTIHHVGDDLYEFSG
- a CDS encoding phytoene/squalene synthase family protein; this encodes MTRRSVKTSKEIHRRTGKTFYVATRLLPERIREATYALYAFFRIADDVVDRPDPPDDQTQRQHLEAIRDAAKGKSPPEGVLSETDREVLSTFRSLSEGADIDPAEVDVFIDAMAQDIERSRYESYDELRGYMRGSAAAVGNMMLSVMDVPERDQAKPHARSLAEAFQLTNFVRDVREDICEYDRVYLPEETLDRYGVTEEQLRQGEMTDDVAAVVRTELHRTESLYRHGVAGIRYLPEDCQFAVLLSAVLYADHHRKIRQLGYDVLHGDASLSMTRRLWLVARTWYHWRRTHEPEATFYAASAIPENGPTTSHPDPQLRPEHAI
- a CDS encoding RNB domain-containing ribonuclease; this encodes MTAQQDDEQAAAGTPEGQGPVEIDEELARHLENKREELFEKFEIPDGFPPEVLEEAEEATTDYREDIADAIDERRDLREMTTWTTDPIDAQDFDDAISIEHREDEIVLWVHIADVTHYVNPETAMWDSAVERANTVYLPGYTVHMLPPILAETVCSLVPNEDRLAHTVEMHLDPENLGYENIEIYKSVIRSDARLTYTEAERLLEEPETAEDVLEDQSVDLAEKTQQVWELADRMHEQRKADGSLVLNPRRDRAHTIIEECMLKANKAVTHVLMWDRGVEAMYRVHPQPSPEEWNEALQEIQDLDGVSIPGGAWDDPRQAVNATLEDAPKRQLDKIQWAVMKVMPRAKYMNDPFGGHHALNFEIYGHFTSPIRRLSDLINHWIVHTNDVPEDLLKLCDRASDKQKDAEQCEREYKQFLEEVGLDPAAVNNRGIEVIDSDGPDRTE
- a CDS encoding TrmB family transcriptional regulator: MTESDDSALARQLAHFGLSDTEIQTYLAVLENGEAKASTIADATGVSKRYVYSVCEELEDQGFVEVNDHVVPTKIRAKRPEDVIEILSNRLEEIEPALERRFSAAETRPQRFDVIKSRVTVVKRINEYISEAEYRVAISIPHSTLPQVREALQDAVERGVLVLLLVTDTDTDGSEFAEYDRPVASAIRSWNVPIPVMIAVDRELGVISSSEMMTVANSDERAISLAQKRIVPTLFGSFLANFWLSADEVYVIEPAPLGRTYESIEHAVFQATLQLRAGNSVTARVEATSNADHEATETVTGRVLETNQGIAEPVTNEFPIEHSLVLETDEGRTTIGGHGAFLEEYAARTITLEDAE
- a CDS encoding DUF211 domain-containing protein; the encoded protein is MMSSIRRLVLDLLKPNEIENVEFARTLAGLDGVDGTNVSLLESDKDVQNLKITIEGENIDSDVVTTAVEDLGGTVHSVDEVVCGDRMVEESSTHQD
- the gyrB gene encoding DNA topoisomerase (ATP-hydrolyzing) subunit B, with translation MSDDNDYGAGQIQVLEGLQAVRKRPAMYIGSTDTRGLHHLVYEVVDNAIDEALAGHCDTIAVTMHDDGSVSVVDDGRGIPIDTHEEYDRPAVEVIMTVLHAGGKFDNKSYQVSGGLHGVGVSVVNALSAKLEVEVRREGSVWKQTFDHGAPADDLTEIEALEDSSETGTSIRFWPDGDIFETTDFQFSTLENRLRELAFLNSGVEITLADERDQRRETFQYDGGIREFVEYLNETKDPLHDGVIYFEDESEGVQVEVALQATTELQGSIHAFANNINTREGGTHLTGFKTALTRVVNDYATDNDLLSDIEETLKGEDIREGMTAVISVKHPDPQFEGQTKTKLGNSEVRGVVESAMHQNLGTYFEEHPDVAGAIVRKAVEAAKARKAAQKAEELTRRKSALESTALPGKLADCQTKEPSEAELFIAEGDSAGGSAKQARNPEFQAVLPIRGKILNVEKHRLDRILENDQIRNIITALGTGVGDEFDIDELRYEKIIFATDADVDGAHIRTLLLTFFYRHMRPLLENGHIYAARPPLYRIRYRGETYDAMTDAERDEIIEEKCDGNPTQIQRFKGLGEMNPKQLWDTTMNPENRFLKQITIDDAAAADKMFSVLMGDAVEPRKQFIKENSPEANWVDI
- the gyrA gene encoding DNA gyrase subunit A — its product is MSSDLPDSPEVSADAARVEHVRVEDEMEQSYIDYAMSVIAGRALPDVRDGLKPVHRRILYAMHEMGVSSGSSHRKSSSIVGETMGDYHPHGDSAIYDTLVRMAQDFSMRYPLVDGQGNFGSMDGDPAAAMRYTEARMAPVAEELLEDLEKDTVDFGANYDDRLEEPEVLPAAFPNLLVNGSSGIAVGMSTNIPPHNLGEVIDATVHLIDNPDAEVTDLMEYVKGPDFPTGANIVGKNAIHSAYATGRGRLTVRADYEIDEMESGRPRIVITEIPFQENKARMVERIADDVNEGIIEGVSDLRDESDRDGVRIVIECKRGANVDVVENQLLDHHLESTFGVINLALVDGEPRVLTLKETLEEYVAHRKEVVRRRSEYDLAEAEDRAHILEGRLRALENVDDVVDLIQDSADRDEAKAALEESFDFSTEQAQHIVRMQLGSLTSMEAAEIEDEYEDVQAEIERLETILDDESELLGVIKDELRAIKEEYDDDRRTSIVEDDGTVTREDLIPEEECLVVVTEDDYIKRMPADRFDAQHRGGKGIIGADPKEGDRVSTVFRANTHDYLLAFTNHGQVYRLKTYEIPEMSRTARGKSAVNLIDFDDGEEITAVVNTDEFDDDEYVTMATRDGYVKRTCSSAFENVLSTGIIAAKLEDGDELVDAVVTDGDSDLVIATEDGMTIRFDESEVREMGRTARGVRGIDLQDGDSVAGIVATDEHDDRALLTVTERGYGKRTPLSEYRTQSRYGKGLIDIKTGDRNGSVTAANTVADDDHVIVMSAAGQIMRCPVEDVSTVGRNTMGVTIMDVAVDDTVASVDVIPGTVIEDS